The proteins below are encoded in one region of Garra rufa chromosome 12, GarRuf1.0, whole genome shotgun sequence:
- the LOC141346778 gene encoding claudin-34-like codes for MAYLAQSVHLQFAGLVLGFVGWIMTASISGVNDWRIWYVDNQTVVTGGLAWVGVWRVCFNSHILDSAEICKSISLTDSFTPPEIAAAQVLCMVAIGVGVVANLLAGNVVRNAIFGVDSGHLRLTFVIAGSLYWLTAACSLIPVFWNMNSVVANLTIDFPPDFYLPSAPVKQEVGPGIGIGIGSGGLLIVSGLLLMCYRYPITKMPKSGETGHFDNNLRDEGFLGAIKESVNEGMVNPAYESEKI; via the coding sequence ATGGCTTACCTGGCCCAGTCAGTCCATCTGCAGTTTGCAGGTTTGGTACTTGGGTTTGTAGGATGGATAATGACAGCCTCAATTTCTGGGGTGAACGACTGGAGGATATGGTACGTAGACAATCAGACAGTCGTCACTGGAGGATTGGCCTGGGTGGGCGTATGGAGGGTCTGTTTCAACAGCCACATTTTGGACTCGGCTGAGATCTGCAAAAGCATCAGCCTTACAGATTCATTCACTCCACCAGAAATAGCAGCCGCCCAGGTGCTTTGCATGGTTGCTATTGGCGTGGGGGTGGTCGCAAACCTGTTGGCAGGAAATGTGGTGAGAAATGCCATTTTTGGAGTTGACAGTGGGCATCTCAGATTGACCTTTGTGATCGCGGGCTCCTTGTACTGGCTGACTGCAGCGTGTTCGCTGATCCCTGTGTTTTGGAATATGAATTCTGTGGTGGCGAATCTCACTATAGACTTTCCACCCGACTTCTACTTGCCTTCTGCTCCAGTAAAACAGGAAGTGGGTCCAGGGATTGGAATTGGGATTGGCTCAGGTGGCCTGCTCATTGTAAGTGGACTACTCTTAATGTGCTACAGGTATCCCATAACCAAGATGCCTAAGAGTGGAGAAACGGGACATTTTGACAATAATCTAAGGGATGAAGGCTTTCTTGGTGCAATTAAAGAGAGTGTAAATGAGGGGATGGTCAACCCAGCCTATGAATCAGAAAAGATTTAA